The following nucleotide sequence is from Coffea eugenioides isolate CCC68of chromosome 3, Ceug_1.0, whole genome shotgun sequence.
GACAACTCGGTTTCACTATCCACTAGATGGGGATTCTTAAAACAACTAATACCAAGCACTTCCTGAGCATTTACTGATGAACTTTCTTTGCTACCTAAAATAATTACACAATGCTCAATTATTCAGGTTTCATCTAGTATTCCATTGTGCGAGACTATTTGTCTgcaaaaggaagaaatgaaaataaagctTAAAAGCACTGCCCTTACCTCCAGTATTGATGCTATCTGCTGTATCTGAAGAATTGCAACTCTCTGTGAAAATCGAATGCCCAAGAACAGATACAGGACTTGGAAGTCGATGGTGGAGGAATTGTCTTGCGTCAAAGTTGTTTCTGCTATTGTTATCCATAGCTTGATCAGTCACCTGAAAACATATAAATCATCAATGCTTCAAAAGATTCTAGAGAGAGTTTGACAAGCTCTCATGCTAAGCTCAGAAGGCATGTGATTCAAAACCAAGTTTATGGTCATAGATCCTCATAGATATTGACATCATTATAATATAATCATGTAAGCCACAAGATGAGTCAAGACCACATCCATTAGCATTAACCCCCGCATTGGTGCATCTGAATTTCTCTTGGTTACTCTTCATTTTTTGTTAGTTCACAAGATAAGTTTCCTGGGATATTTTATTACCATCAGATTTTCCATAGGACAGAATGGACATCATTGACCTAACCAATTTCAGAGTGCATATGTTATAAACAGATATCTCTCATTGTACGAGAGAGTAAAAAAATGTTTGAGATTCACAAACTCTACCTCTACAAGCATCAAAATTCACAAGAAGAGCGGCACCAAGGCAATTTGATGGTAAAGTAATCGCAGGATTGCAACCTTCTGTACAGTTCCAGTATGGAATGACAGTAAAAAAATGATATCCTTCTAATTTATCTAGTGTTTAAGTGTAGAAGCTGAATGCAGATTGAGAATATCAGAGAGAACAATTTCTAGTTACTTCACTGAATTATATAAATGATGggaattttgaaagtggaagaACTTGTTTGACTCAACAGTTGATAGATAGAAATCATATTTAAATGATACCTGGGATTTGTGTTTCATTATGAATCCCTGAAGATCAGTTGAAAAGCCAGAGTTACATTTGTCAACAATATGATCTCTGTTGATTGCATCTCGACTTCTATCATCAAGCAAACTGGTTGAAGAGGATAATGCATCTAGATCAGGCATAGAATCCTGGAAAATGGATGGGGAAGTCCAACCTGTCCCTGCCTTGATGCGTGAAGTCTCAACTGCATGAGTTAATTCCCTTAGCTTTTGCTCCAAAAGAGTGCTCAATGCATCACCTCCTATAATATTAGGTCCAAAGAGAGAAAACTTCTTATGCATGTTATCCGAAGTTTGCGATGACCTTTTACCTCTACAATCAGCAGAAAGGGCATCACTATTTTTCTCACTTACTTCTCTAAATGCCTCAGGACCATGAACAAATGACCTTGTCATTGGAGCTGTGAATGTAAAAGAAATAACATccgttccttttcttttgcaaGCTTCTGTGAGACTATTCTGCTTGTCCGCCAATGTGCTAGATTCGATCAACTTTCCATTCTTGCCAATGACGTTGTTATCCAAAGTACGGTTTTTCTCAAACTGAAAATTGCCATCTATAGACCTCTTCTTGCAAGTGATATTTCTGGTAGTGGAAGAAGAATCTTCTCTTTTACTATTCATTCCTTCTGTATTCAACCTCCTGGAAACAACTTTAGAGTTTGAAGCATTTTTGCTTGCGCTTTTGTATCGTGCAGACGAGGAATTTCCATTATGTGGTTTCCCACCTTGCACATTTGAAGTAGATGGCTTAGACATTTGCTTTCCTCTATCAACTGAGCAATTTTGTTTCTGATTATTCTGTCGAAGGACATTAGAATCTGCAAGAGTGGATGGTTTCTTCTGTGTGCTCTTTTGACTACTTGCTCGGTTTTTGAAAAACTCGCTCGAAATGACTTCAGGAGATTCTTTCTGGCCACTCAAAATTCTGCTGGTGTTTGAATTTAAACCTTCTCTTTTCTGAACATTGGCCTTTGCCTGTAATGCCAGAGAGATGGATTTACCTTTGCTTTTGGCAGTAGATGAACATTCTTCTGAGTTGGAAGAAATCTTTGATGATGTTGTATCTGCTGATCCATTCCAGCTCTTATTTAGGGATTGTCCCTTGAGATGTTTAAAAGCATTAGCTTCAATTGGATGTCGAGACACCTCACTGGATTTGGATGGTTTTTGAGAAGATTCAACCTTTTCTTTCAAGTCTCTTACTTTTAAGGGAACAGAAGAAGACCCAACCACGGGCATTTTTACATTAGTAGTGGTAGCCTGAGGTCCAGGTCCAATAATTCTAGCAGCTGCTTCCATTATGTGAGCAGCACTCTCAGAAGGGATAAAATTGGCACTTTTGATTGGAGACAAAAGCTTATGATGGGTGATTGGAATTGACTTGGCTGATTTAGGTGGCAATACTTCGGTTTGAAACTTCTCAATGGGCCTGCTCAAAGGCTTTGGACGCTTTGGCTCCAGAGAATTCCCAACGGAGGCCACCATATTGTTCTGCAAGTTGCCTGACAGGATTGATTGATATTCACAGTGACCTCCAAGGTTTTTGGAATGATAATTAGAATCCTTAAGAGACTGTGAATACAAATATGGGGTAGCATAGGGCTCCGCTAGATTGCAGGTTGGCATGGCATCCAGTCCCATAAGCCTTGCAACAACTCCAGGTGCCCTTACTCCACCAATGTCCTCATCAGTCACTGATGAAGCACAACTATAATCGCTACTTCCTTTTATACTTGATCCAGTTACAAATTCATCCTCATCTATCTGAAAATTTCCAGACAAAAAGCATACACAGTTTAACGACAATGTATACTCCCAGCCAAGGGGAAAAAAGGAAGTAGTCAATGAGAAAATGTGCTCAAAGAATGATACTAGCAACAAATCCAACATTCATAAAGTGAAaacaaatatacataaaatgtTTGTGTTTCCCACCAGATGAAACCGCGTCCTTGGTAAATTTCCATCACATCTCTTTTTCTGTTTGGATAGCTCTACGAGACAAGCAACAAACAAAAACATTTACtcaaaatcattgaaaacaaGGATAAGCATGGCTAAACCTACAAAAAGCATATCAATTTCACAAATCAATGTAGTGAATTGGTAAGCATATGAATGAATTTACCAGGTATACTAGGCTTGCTTGAGAACAATTTCTTTCGTGATTTTGCATTCCAATCAAATAGATGTAGCAACCCACCAACATAACCACCTCCACTCTTTGAACCATGTTTTTCAGCCCCCATCTTCACTTGCAGATATCAAGTACGGTTCACCAATGACAAACTAAAGAAACAAGTGTTAAGCCAAACATTATTTTGATGGCAAAAGTCCAATCTGCAAAAGTTAGACTTCAAGTTAATTTACCTTGCAACAACTTTATATCCTCAAAACAAGCTTCCAGACACCAATTGATAACATGCTTTACCAGATTGTTTATGGTCAGTCTACAATTGAGTGACGTTTAGCATGGATAATCCCTGTTATCACAAGACAAAGGGAAATAGCAGCGATACATTAATCATATGCTCTAAAAGGCCGACACTCGAGTCATTTAATCATCTTGTCATACAAGGACTGCTCGATGACGATACCACTGGGCTGTGTGATTTTCTTTTCAATGCAGCCATTTCCCTGCAAAAGCTAGTCAGTTTCATGCCCCAATTCTACCCAATAACAGCTGTAATTTAAAGAAATACCACTATGTGAAGATTAACAGAAAAATGCATCCGCTGTAATTTTGACTTTCCCGTTTTCCAAATTCGGATCTCCAAAAGAAAGATCATCCGGGTCTTTTCTAACAACTTGTACTATAATAAGCGTGCCTATGGAATTCACAACAAAactgaagaaaagaaaattcaaatGCCAACATACTTTTACCTAACCTGCAAACTAAACAAAACAAGTCAACTTGGTTTCGCACCACTTCCATTCTTAGCACATGCTACTTCAATTATGCCCAGCTTAGCACACTTCCATTTAACTAAGAGTAATATCTAAGCCAAAAATTCGATCTTTATCACGAAAAAACTACATGCTTCTACTTGTATAAAAGTTTCGATGTTTTTCCTACCACATTTCCCTATTAACGTTTGCTGAACAAccaaataaaaattaatcacCATCACCAAATCAATCTACGACTATGCATCAATCCAGAAACAACTTGAACCACACAAATCACGGGACTCGAGCAAGAATAGTAATCTACGCAGACATGAAGATACATCAGACATCAGCACTGAGACCgcaccaaaaaaacaaaaaaaaaaaaaaagaaccctGATGTTGATTTCAGTCAAAAAAACATGACAAAGCCAAACAAACTTACATGACCAGAGGACAATTGCAGATCTTCGAGCCTTTTCAACCACAAAAAAGATTTCTGCACTTCAAAACCATGTATGTGAAGACATATTCAAAGTGATGCTGGAGGGGAAAGAGAAATGAGAAGGAGAAGGTTTTTAGAGCTGTTTTTCTCAGTCGTCGAGTAGTCATATCATACTCCGAAAGCATTAAATGAAGGAGACAGAAAATGAATTTAAGGAAACAATAAaaggtgtttttttttttcgaaacaacAATAATGATTTTTTAAACAGATAATTGTTTTTAAACTGCAGAAAAGGTTAAAAAGGAGGTAACGTCTACTTTTTAGAGAGGGAGAGATTTCAAATTACAAATATGGTGAGGTGGGCCAATAAATATCACTGGGATTGCATTGGATTTTGGCGTTGAAGCCGGTGGACGATAGAGGTCCGATTACTCCTGAGGCGGTCAAGCAGAGGGTAAATGGTTTCCTTGTGCACCGAGATAAAGGTCAACAGGTTAAAGTAAAGTAGCTAGGtgcgtaatttttttttctttttcttttttggtctaACCGCCAACCGTCTATTTCTACTTTTACACTACGGGAGAAGAGGAAGTCCAAAGGAGACCCAAATAAGAGCACCATGTCACTCACCCCATCTTTCCTCCTTTTATGAATTGAGTTTGACATGTATAAGCTTGATAAAATAATTAAGGtcatgtttggattgtatttttttaaattttttgtagaaaaattattataataatttaatatatacgagataaaaatgtgattagaaAATGCATTCACAGAAAACATAGCTCCAATGCCTTCGAGGCTAGCTAATGAATTTATATGCATACGTCTCTTGAAAATATTTGATTCTGTATATtattgtatttcatttcattgcatttttttagtCATACATACAACAATTACATGTATATGAATTTGTTAGATTTAGAAATCAAATCTTATTTCCTTAGGAGTAATTTAAGCTTTTAACAATAGCATATGTTTGTGGCATAAGCAATTACAAGGGGAATTTGAACAGCTTGTGCTAATTTACcctcttcaaaaaaaaagaagaagaagaagaacacaAAATGGGGAAATTGATCTAATTTTAGgggaaaatgaataaaattgaaatcaacccagataaaaaaaaactatgaatTTAAACCTTTCATGGTGAATTAATCATGCAATGTAAGTAATATGTTTGAAGGATTAAAGTATATGTTGCACTAGACACGAGAAGCTCCCAGCCAAATACTCAAGTAATTAAACTTTACTTTTAACTACGTACCCTAGTAACTTGAATTTGGTCAAAGGGAACTGGATTTGGAGTTTGTGAGGGCGATCCTCTTTGGGGTAATTCGTCTCACACTTGCAGCCATAGAGCCAAGCGCGTTGCTCTAGCAAACTTTTGTAGACTTCTAAACTTTTTGAGGATATCTACAAAAGTGTTTAGTAATTACGAAACttagaaataaaagaaagaagtaACTAAGCCAGATTTGGCTATGGATTCTATTAATGCACTTTTAAGGTGAATCTTTTTTTGTCTACTGCTGTTTGCAGCCTTTTCGAGATCGTGCTGGTAATTCATTAGTTAATGTACTGCTCTTTCACTTAACATGATGtataattgtatatgtatatatatatatatatatatatataagtattTATGTAACAAGCAGCTCTAGATTattaatactccctccgtcccattttgatagtcctgttttcctttttcgtctgtcccaaattatagtccactttccaattgaagaatgtagttgtattttaattttcctaaaatatccttattcaatgtaagttgttgttactataaacctatcccatttaatgagagttgattctttttttaccatcaattcaagtttccataaagttatactctaattaatgtgagggtattttaggaaaataactacctaaattgattgttccaacaaagttaactactttttcttaaattgtgtgaaaaaaaGAACAGGACTattaaagtgggacggagggagtataatcTTGAAGAATTGTTATACATCTACAATACATCGAATTTGGGAGAAAATTCTACACCGTTATCGTATAAAAGACAAATCCTAGGTTTGCCATAACGTCTTTACTTTAAAGTACTTTGCTAAACTTAAGAATGGACAGAACGATTCTATCTTACCAATTTTGATGGAGAATTGCAGCAATACAAGAACATTAACTACTAGCTCGAGTCGAAGAAAGTACTAAACGTAATTCCCTTATCATCGATCATTTGGGGAACATGTTTAGTTTTGCATTTAATTTCTCGACCAGCATCAGCTTCACTGCTTGCACGGTCTACTTGCAGTAGAATCCACAAGGAGTAAAAGCCAAAAAGAATGTAACAAGGATTCTAGTTTCTCGTTGTTGGAGTACGTGTTTTTGGAGCTAAAAGTATATATAATAAATGAGTTTGGCGAACGAGTGCTTGTGGGATACTCGTTAATAAGAGGGATTCAGATGTTAATTTTTTAGCAAAAGTTTAGAAAAGTAACCAAATTCGATAGTGTAATAAACATGAATTTATGCATTCATTTACACCACTAGCTAGGGTGCATTTGgttcatcaaaaaaaaaagaaaaaaaaagagagggaatTATCTATTCTCAGACATTTATCTTGGATTGAGTCATAATCTTgtattgtatttatttggtttgGTTGTAGATAAAATAAGTAAGGACTACTTATTTATACATCAAAATACCACGTTTGGCAGGATGAGGTGGGATTACTTATTTATACACCAGTACTATACCCTCTTTGGCAGACTTCTAATTAGAAACATGAATCAGGTTTTAATTAATAAGCCCAAACTCGACTTGTAAAAAGTTTTAATTTTGTAGTAAAAGTATTAAGTATTTTAGAAAGGTATTTAAATTCAAAGGTATAATAAATGTGAATATATAGTATATGCATTCATTTACACGATACATTAGCTAGAGATGATGCATATGTAGTAACAAGTCCATAATAACAACACACGCTTATAATAGATATCAAAGGATCAACCAATacaaattgagaagaaaaacaaaaacaaaaaatatacaAGAGATTGATGTATAATACAAATATTGACCataggaaaagggaagaaataaAAGACCTCTTCCAACAGGGTTGACAAACAATGAATTCAATATCCATGCACGAAATAGCTATACTTGTTCTTCATCCAACGAAAAGTTTTGCGTACTGAAGCCTTGATCTTGCCTTCAACAGCGTATGCTTTGTAGGACGCAATCCGTTGCTTCCTCTTAACTTCTGAATCTTTCCCACGTTGCCAAGACGAGTTTGCATTGGAAGAGGCGGGTGTTGATGATGTTGTAAGCCTAGTGTTACGCGACGTCGTATCTGATCCGCCataacaagaagaagaagaatctggGATGCGATACATGGGATTTGCAACTACATTGGTATGGTTTGAAAGCTTGGCAGCCCGGACGGGCTGAAACCTATGGTCAAGGGTTAAGGACCAGTGGGACGAGGCCATTGTTTCCTTCATTTCTCCTCCTGAATTGATTCAGGACACGTCGTGTTATGGTTGTGGTAGGGGAGAAAGATAGGAGGCAAAAGTGCTGCCCTTTGGATTAGGTTTCATTTTATAGAAACAATAACATTGAAGCAGGCAAAATCAGGGTGCTGCTGAATCCATGGGTCTTTGTGTGTTGTCCGAGCCATCATTTTGGCATTACCccccaaacaacaaaaaaaggtaaaaaaaaaaacagaaaaatagcACAAGTAATTTGTGTGAAGAAAGGCCGAAGAATAATCTGCGGGCTTTTCTCTGAGAGACAGTGGACGACCTCAAACTTCTCATTATCCATCAACCTTTTATTTCTTTGCGTTCTCTCAAAATTGTTTTTATCTATGATGAAGATAGATTACTACAGCAACAACATTTTTTTCCTAGAAATAACATCGAAAttaatttgtcaaattttattGTCGATCGATGGAGTTCTTAAAAAAATATACAGTTTAATCATTTATGACATGTCATGGTAATGTAGCATTAATGCCTATTTGGGAGAGGGCTtagccactttttttttttttgggtggctctttttctcttgtttcaGAATTTAGTCCTCAAAGTTTAGAAATGTGAcgaaatttcttcttcttctagaTATAGGATCATGGAAGCAAATTAGTCCAGCACACTATTGATTGTAGATACAAATTTTAATGGAGTATATTGCCGGTAAGGTAGATATATACATTAGTAGGGTTAGACACAAATTTTGAACTTTAAACTCAAATTATGATTTGTTAACTTGCATCTAAACTTAAACAATGCATATGTATGATTAGTTAAAATTCCTTGTCCTCTTAATGATGCATCATGCATTAATTCGTTAATACTTTGATTGATATAATTTTTCCACACATTTTATGACAGTTTTTCTCATAAAATCTATTCTCCTTGGGAGTGAATCTTATATAATTTCcgaaaattccagaaattaaTTCCAGAAGTGCTAAGTAAGGAATGTTTCCATAGTGAAATTCAGAATTTTTGCCACAGCAAGACAGGCATCTGAATTGTCAAATAACGACCCCAAAAGTAACTATAGCTACAATGGTTGAAAAGGATGTTACACTCGCTAAGTCATTATTTAGCTCATTAATTGTTCTTCTCCTTGTCCATCCAGCTGAAAAAACCAAGGACAATTCTACTTTCTTTACAAAGCTTTTAGATGTGAAGAGGAGAAGAAAATTGAGCTCTCGTTATGAGATATGAAAATAATGTCCTTGACAATTGGATCCTGCCACGAGATTTAGAGGTTAGTTCCACGGCGTCAAGAGCACAGAATAGAGATAATTCTACCGATCTCCTGTTGGTGCTAGTTATAGATGGAGATCAACGTCCACTTCATCATTGATCTCAGACACTGATGAAGATTTTGAGGATCTTACAGTAGCGCGTTGGAGATGGTTAACCTCCGCTTGCTCTGATCTTCCAACGTAATTAGTTGCACAAGGATATCTAATAGGTATCCCAGATAGCACCTGAGGTGGGTGTGCGAAGCTGTACTGATGAGCAGCCGACGACCCTAAGTGTGGGCCGATGTATGGACCGATGCTTGTAGCACAAGGCGGTGCTGTGGAATACAAGAAAGGTCCCGATCGAGCTGCATGTTGATTGATCATAGTGTCATGACTAGCACTAGCGTCTCCAAATTTTGGAAGATATTGATCATTCATGAACTGCACTCTTTTTAGTCTTTGCCTCTCCTTCTTGTGTGCATTCTGATGCCCACCTAAAGCTTGCGAATTTGCAAATTGGCGGTGGCAGTATTGGCACTCGAATCTTTTGCTGTCTGCATTCTGGTGCGCCCCAAGGGCGCTTCTGCCCCATTGGGTGACAGGAAAACCAAATAGCTTCACTACTGATGGTGAAGCTGTGAGACTCAAATCTAAGGCTTCAGTAGGATCTGCTGTTGATGCTGAGCTGCTTTGGTTTGAGCTCTCAGCCATTTGTGCATAGTATACTATTACATGGATAATAGATTCCAGAATCGTCTTCACAAGATGAAGGATAATTCTTTGGTGTGTAGCATATATAGAAGACTAGCTCTTTACTTGGGAATCTGGAACCATGGTTTTTGATTTTGGATTGATAGACGGACACTCAATCTGAACAAAAGGTAAAGCACAAAATAAAGTCATACTTGGAGGTACAGTATTGCTTTGCCGTTGCATCCTGTACAATTTTGCACATTAGTAACAGTGGGTCATGTCAAAGCCAAAACTTGTAAACTAGATCGCAGATAGGTTTAAAACTGGATCTTTCACTTTAACTTTTATTACTGTTTCTCGTTGTTTCAAGGTATAAGACTTCCTTGTTTACCGAAGTGTTTTTCATTCACTTGCCAGCCAAAAATATAATGATCAATGaacagagagagagaaggaaaagaaaatgtatAGGCAATGAATTTAATTACCCAGTAGGAAACAGGCGTACTAGATTAATCAGCAGATTCCCCATGTGTTCTGTCTTTATACATGGAAGTGCTATAACAGGGGCCAACCTGCACTAACCCCATCTATCTGGTGGAGATGGCCAAATCTTTTGAAATCAATTCTAAATATGATGTTTTGTCTGTTTTCCTCTAGCTCAACCTAGATATATAGCTATGATAAACCCAAAAGTGCCTAAGGACGCTCCAAAAAGTACTGTTGTAACACACGCCAGATATGCTATGAATGCGCTTCAAGATATATTATGACTAAGAAAATGGACTAGGAAATTATCCTCAATTCCACACCATGCATTTCTTTCTATCGTATCGTTGATAACCACTGCTCACCTTTCGGGATGTGTagaagtcaaaattttcttttttcggcATGGAAAAGGCAATTGAGCTCTTACTAATCTTGCCATGCACGAGCACACAGTTTTTTAGTGTTTGCCTCTAGGAATTTAGGATTGCACAAGTGACTGGCAGGAGATTTTGGCTAATGAAATTGCAGTTAGCAAATGTCATCAGGTGTTGAATTCATATTAATGTTGCTGTGTCTATATGAATACTGAACTGTGCTACTTTGCAGTGTTAGACAGAGTTAAATCATCAAATGTATTCACGAATATCATTTCATCTTTTCTTGAACTCAAGAATGCAGCACCGGACTTGTTCCCGAGTAACTTGCACGGCTTTGGATCTGTGGATGCATATGGAGCTCCTCAGAGAAGTGAGCTTCTAACATGTGAATGGGGTCGGCATGTGTGCCACTGTCGTTTAGGAAAAAGGCAGAAAAGAGAATTCTGCTTTCTGATGGGctgaatatccaagtcttgatacgttgttttcttttctttgttcttaaaTTTTTAGTGTTTGAAGtttcaagtacaaataattcTGAGTTGTATGGCTTTTTCATGTTATCTCCAAGTTACTCCTACAGCTTTACCACTTTGATCATTGAGCACCCAAGTTGTCCCACTAAGTTTGGATTCAGAATTTTTAGTAGGATATGTCTTTATATCTTGTCCATTTGATAGAGGATCCAGCAGGTCTAGACAACACTGACACTTCTTGCTTCTACTTGACACAACACAATAGTGAGACACAGGCTGGTGGTAGAGGCCTCATCCGAGGAATGGCAAAAGCAGACATGACCAAAATGGTTGACGAACCTAGACCGTTGGTTTTTTTGTGCTTCAATTTCTATCTCCTGTTCTTTCAATTCTCAAGTGAAAAAATGGAAACATGCAATCCTCCTCATATCTTCAACATCACATCACAGTCCTCCTTTGCCATTTATCTGAGAAGCCTGATTTCACGTGGAGGCTTCCAAATTATTCCATTCTGCTTGGAATAATTTGCTTCCAAATCCGTATTATATATAGCCCAATGCAATTCTAACTCGTACTTGAATCTTATACAGTTCCataaacaatatatatatatatatagggtcCATCTATCTGACGAGTGCTCGTGAAGTAGTTcgacttttaatttttttttttaaaaaaattatagttAATTACAAGAGAGGCAGGCGtataaatgcaagaaagaataataattattaacaTGTGAATTCACGCGATGAGTTTGATATTGTTTATGTGCGTTAACGAGAATGTCTAATGAGCACCAATGATGGATGGATTATGCATGTTACAGTGCAAGTTGATGAGATTCCAGTTCCTCTAACATGGCACCATTTATGGGAGAAGACAAGATTAGTGTTGACATTCCAGAGACTCCAGTATGAAAAATGTCAGGAACCAGAAAGATAGTGTACATAGGAGACCAAACTGTAAGAAAATTAAAAGGCAAAGTTTCTTCCAGTCGAATTCGACTAGTTTAACTAAAAGGAGCACAGCGAGATTAATTAGTCATCAATCAAACATGAGTGACTATCACAACTAATTAATCAAAGCTTGTGATCATACAGAAAAGCACACGTTAGCTTGCGGATCAAGTGTACAAAATCTCAATGGGTTAGATTATCAATATGTGAGTTTAAAAAGGTGAATATCGCTGTCATGATCTATATATGTTCGTCGTCCTTGGAGATAAGTCGGGTTTGTACATGGAGTTTAGTCCGAATATTCTTTTTAAGCATCCTAAACACAGATTAGACTCGTAGCGTAACATCACAAGATTGCAGAATCAAGAAACTGGTCCACCATCGCCCCAGTGTCCCCCGTCACTTGAGGCTTTGCAGGAAATGCAACATGCtatggaagaaaagaaaaagaagattaGAGTCCAAATTCCGGGTTGTTGTTGCGGTTGTTTAACTAATTTCCTGAGGTCTGCTTAACAATTCTTGACCATCCCTTTGATCAATGAAGTTGCACCTCCATCCAAAAATCCATCAATGCTTTGCGAAATTTTCTGGATGATAATCACCACGAATTATTTGGGTTGAGAGTTATATTCTCAAGAATTCCAAAATCTACACTACCACTTTTTGgaggttttctttttttaaaaatagacCCTTTGAGATGATATGTAGTTCTGCACCATTTGACCCTTTAGATTAATGTTCATCTGGAGAATTGAAGCTGCTTTTGGCGAGCCCCTCCGTTTTTGGTTTCACATTTCATCTTCCCTTTTGCTTGCCAAGTTGAACCTTCTCGTTCcactacctttttttttttttttttttttttaatgatagGTTTTTATTAATGAAGAGCTAAACTACATAATTCTTGAGGAAAAACTCTTATtggtattttaaaattttgaaaggcCTTGCTTTAAAA
It contains:
- the LOC113764634 gene encoding uncharacterized protein LOC113764634, encoding MGAEKHGSKSGGGYVGGLLHLFDWNAKSRKKLFSSKPSIPELSKQKKRCDGNLPRTRFHLIDEDEFVTGSSIKGSSDYSCASSVTDEDIGGVRAPGVVARLMGLDAMPTCNLAEPYATPYLYSQSLKDSNYHSKNLGGHCEYQSILSGNLQNNMVASVGNSLEPKRPKPLSRPIEKFQTEVLPPKSAKSIPITHHKLLSPIKSANFIPSESAAHIMEAAARIIGPGPQATTTNVKMPVVGSSSVPLKVRDLKEKVESSQKPSKSSEVSRHPIEANAFKHLKGQSLNKSWNGSADTTSSKISSNSEECSSTAKSKGKSISLALQAKANVQKREGLNSNTSRILSGQKESPEVISSEFFKNRASSQKSTQKKPSTLADSNVLRQNNQKQNCSVDRGKQMSKPSTSNVQGGKPHNGNSSSARYKSASKNASNSKVVSRRLNTEGMNSKREDSSSTTRNITCKKRSIDGNFQFEKNRTLDNNVIGKNGKLIESSTLADKQNSLTEACKRKGTDVISFTFTAPMTRSFVHGPEAFREVSEKNSDALSADCRGKRSSQTSDNMHKKFSLFGPNIIGGDALSTLLEQKLRELTHAVETSRIKAGTGWTSPSIFQDSMPDLDALSSSTSLLDDRSRDAINRDHIVDKCNSGFSTDLQGFIMKHKSQVTDQAMDNNSRNNFDARQFLHHRLPSPVSVLGHSIFTESCNSSDTADSINTGGSKESSSVNAQEVLGISCFKNPHLVDSETELSDSASSMSTVSISEKQAVSSSMTELNHSAKWELDYVKEMLSNIELMFKDFALGRAGQIINPGLFDQLESQKTVLCKDEPKISRQVLFDSVAECLDIRFRRYVGGGYKTWVNGLSLVRSKGKLAEEAYKEISGWNDMGDCMVDELVGKDMSSKHGRWLDFEIEAFELGVQIGNRILNLLLDEVIADILVP
- the LOC113767047 gene encoding zinc finger protein 6-like; translation: MAESSNQSSSASTADPTEALDLSLTASPSVVKLFGFPVTQWGRSALGAHQNADSKRFECQYCHRQFANSQALGGHQNAHKKERQRLKRVQFMNDQYLPKFGDASASHDTMINQHAARSGPFLYSTAPPCATSIGPYIGPHLGSSAAHQYSFAHPPQVLSGIPIRYPCATNYVGRSEQAEVNHLQRATVRSSKSSSVSEINDEVDVDLHL